In a genomic window of Homo sapiens chromosome 22, GRCh38.p14 Primary Assembly:
- the TCF20 gene encoding transcription factor 20 isoform X2, protein MQSFREQSSYHGNQQSYPQEVHGSSRLEEFSPRQAQMFQNFGGTGGSSGSSGSGSGGGRRGAAAAAAAMASETSGHQGYQGFRKEAGDFYYMAGNKDPVTTGTPQPPQRRPSGPVQSYGPPQGSSFGNQYGSEGHVGQFQAQHSGLGGVSHYQQDYTGPFSPGSAQYQQQASSQQQQQQVQQLRQQLYQSHQPLPQATGQPASSSSHLQPMQRPSTLPSSAAGYQLRVGQFGQHYQSSASSSSSSSFPSPQRFSQSGQSYDGSYNVNAGSQYEGHNVGSNAQAYGTQSNYSYQPQSMKNFEQAKIPQGTQQGQQQQQPQQQQHPSQHVMQYTNAATKLPLQSQVGQYNQPEVPVRSPMQFHQNFSPISNPSPAASVVQSPSCSSTPSPLMQTGENLQCGQGSVPMGSRNRILQLMPQLSPTPSMMPSPNSHAAGFKGFGLEGVPEKRLTDPGLSSLSALSTQVANLPNTVQHMLLSDALTPQKKTSKRPSSSKKADSCTNSEGSSQPEEQLKSPMAESLDGGCSSSSEDQGERVRQLSGQSTSSDTTYKGGASEKAGSSPAQGAQNEPPRLNASPAAREEATSPGAKDMPLSSDGNPKVNEKTVGVIVSREAMTGRVEKPGGQDKGSQEDDPAATQRPPSNGGAKETSHASLPQPEPPGGGGSKGNKNGDNNSNHNGEGNGQSGHSAAGPGFTSRTEPSKSPGSLRYSYKDSFGSAVPRNVSGFPQYPTGQEKGDFTGHGERKGRNEKFPSLLQEVLQGYHHHPDRRYSRSTQEHQGMAGSLEGTTRPNVLVSQTNELASRGLLNKSIGSLLENPHWGPWERKSSSTAPEMKQINLTDYPIPRKFEIEPQSSAHEPGGSLSERRSVICDISPLRQIVRDPGAHSLGHMSADTRIGRNDRLNPTLSQSVILPGGLVSMETKLKSQSGQIKEEDFEQSKSQASFNNKKSGDHCHPPSIKHESYRGNASPGAATHDSLSDYGPQDSRPTPMRRVPGRVGGREGMRGRSPSQYHDFAEKLKMSPGRSRGPGGDPHHMNPHMTFSERANRSSLHTPFSPNSETLASAYHANTRAHAYGDPNAGLNSQLHYKRQMYQQQPEEYKDWSSGSAQGVIAAAQHRQEGPRKSPRQQQFLDRVRSPLKNDKDGMMYGPPVGTYHDPSAQEAGRCLMSSDGLPNKGMELKHGSQKLQESCWDLSRQTSPAKSSGPPGMSSQKRYGPPHETDGHGLAEATQSSKPGSVMLRLPGQEDHSSQNPLIMRRRVRSFISPIPSKRQSQDVKNSSTEDKGRLLHSSKEGADKAFNSYAHLSHSQDIKSIPKRDSSKDLPSPDSRNCPAVTLTSPAKTKILPPRKGRGLKLEAIVQKITSPNIRRSASSNSAEAGGDTVTLDDILSLKSGPPEGGSVAVQDADIEKRKGEVASDLVSPANQELHVEKPLPRSSEEWRGSVDDKVKTETHAETVTAGKEPPGAMTSTTSQKPGSNQGRPDGSLGGTAPLIFPDSKNVPPVGILAPEANPKAEEKENDTVTISPKQEGFPPKGYFPSGKKKGRPIGSVNKQKKQQQPPPPPPQPPQIPEGSADGEPKPKKQRQRRERRKPGAQPRKRKTKQAVPIVEPQEPEIKLKYATQPLDKTDAKNKSFYPYIHVVNKCELGAVCTIINAEEEEQTKLVRGRKGQRSLTPPPSSTESKALPASSFMLQGPVVTESSVMGHLVCCLCGKWASYRNMGDLFGPFYPQDYAATLPKNPPPKRATEMQSKVKVRHKSASNGSKTDTEEEEEQQQQQKEQRSLAAHPRFKRRHRSEDCGGGPRSLSRGLPCKKAATEGSSEKTVLDSKPSVPTTSEGGPELELQIPELPLDSNEFWVHEGCILWANGIYLVCGRLYGLQEALEIAREMKCSHCQEAGATLGCYNKGCSFRYHYPCAIDADCLLHEENFSVRCPKHKNKTAKGSLSTEQSERG, encoded by the coding sequence ATGCAGTCCTTTCGGGAGCAAAGCAGTTACCACGGAAACCAGCAAAGCTACCCACAGGAGGTACACGGCTCATCCCGGCTAGAAGAGTTCAGCCCTCGTCAGGCCCAGATGTTCCAGAATTTTGGAGGTACAGGTGGCAGTAgtggcagcagtggcagtggcagtggtggtggacGACGAGGAGCAGCAGCTGCTGCGGCAGCGATGGCTAGCGAGACCTCTGGCCATCAAGGTTACCAGGGTTTCAGGAAAGAGGCTGGAGATTTTTACTACATGGCAGGCAACAAAGACCCCGTGACTACAGGAACCCCACAGCCTCCTCAGCGAAGGCCTTCTGGGCCTGTGCAGAGCTATGGACCCCCCCAGGGGAGCAGCTTTGGCAATCAGTATGGGAGTGAGGGTCATGTGGGCCAGTTTCAAGCACAGCACTCTGGCCTTGGCGGTGTGTCACATTATCAGCAGGATTACACTGGGCCTTTCTCTCCAGGGAGTGCTCAGTACCAACAGCAGGcttccagccagcagcagcagcagcaagtcCAGCAGTTGAGACAACAGCTTTACCAGTCCCATCAGCCCCTGCCACAGGCCACTGGCCAACCAGCATCCAGCTCATCCCATCTACAGCCAATGCAGCGGCCCTCAACTCTGCCATCCTCTGCTGCTGGTTACCAGTTAAGAGTGGGTCAGTTTGGCCAACACTATCAGtcttctgcttcctcctcctcctcctcctccttcccttcaccACAGCGTTTTAGCCAGTCTGGACAGAGCTATGATGGCAGTTACAATGTGAATGCTGGATCTCAGTATGAAGGACACAATGTGGGTTCTAATGCACAGGCTTATGGAACACAATCCAATTACAGCTATCAGCCTCAATCTATGAAGAATTTTGAACAGGCAAAGATTCCACAAGGGACCCAacaggggcagcagcagcagcaaccgCAGCAACAACAACACCCTTCTCAGCATGTGATGCAGTATACTAACGCTGCCACCAAGCTGCCCCTGCAAAGCCAAGTGGGGCAGTACAACCAGCCTGAGGTTCCTGTGAGGTCCCCCATGCAGTTTCACCAGAACTTCAGCCCCATTTCTAACCCTTCTCCAGCTGCCTCTGTGGTTCAGTCTCCAAGCTGTAGTTCTACCCCATCTCCTCTCATGCAGACTGGGGAGAATCTCCAGTGTGGGCAAGGCAGTGTGCCTATGGGTTCCAGAAACAGAATTTTACAGTTAATGCCTCAACTCAGTCCAACCCCATCAATGATGCCCAGTCCTAATTCTCATGCTGCAGGCTTCAAAGGGTTTGGACTAGAAGGGGTACCAGAAAAGCGACTGACAGATCCTGGGTTGAGTAGTTTGAGTGCTCTGAGTACTCAAGTGGCCAATCTTCCTAACACTGTCCAGCACATGTTACTTTCTGATGCCCTGACTCCTCAGAAGAAGACCTCCAAGAGGCCCTCATCTTCCAAGAAAGCAGATAGCTGCACAAATTCTGAAGGCTCCTCACAACCTGAAGAACAGCTGAAGTCCCCTATGGCAGAGTCATTAGATGGAGGCTGCTCCAGCAGTTCAGAGGATCAAGGCGAGAGAGTGCGGCAACTAAGTGGCCAGAGCACCAGCTCTGACACCACCTACAAGGGTGGAGCCTCTGAGAAAGCTGGCTCCTCACCGGCACAAGGTGCTCAGAATGAACCCCCCAGACTCAATGCTAGTCCTGCCGCAAGAGAAGAGGCCACCTCACCAGGCGCTAAGGACATGCCATTGTCATCCGACGGGAACCCAAAGGTTAATGAGAAGACTGTTGGGGTGATTGTCTCCCGGGAAGCCATGACAGGTCGGGTAGAAAAGCCTGGTGGACAAGATAAAGGCTCCCAAGAGGATGATCCTGCAGCCACTCAAAGGCCACCTAGCAATGGTGGGGCAAAGGAAACCAGTCATGCATCACTTCCCCAGCCAGAGcctccaggaggaggagggagcaaAGGAAACAAGAATGGCGATAACAACTCCAACCATAATGGAGAAGGAAATGGCCAGAGTGGCCACTCTGCAGCGGGCCCTGGTTTTACGAGCAGAACTGAGCCTAGCAAATCTCCTGGAAGTCTGCGCTATAGTTACAAAGATAGTTTCGGGTCAGCCGTGCCACGAAATGTCAGTGGCTTTCCTCAGTATCCTACAGGGCAAGAAAAGGGAGATTTCACTGGCCATGGGGAACGAAAGggtagaaatgaaaaattccCAAGCCTCCTGCAGGAAGTGCTTCAGGGTTACCACCACCACCCTGACAGGAGATATTCTAGGAGTACTCAAGAGCATCAGGGGATGGCTGGTAGCCTAGAAGGAACCACAAGGCCCAATGTCTTGGTTAGTCAAACCAATGAATTAGCTAGCAGGGGCCTTCTGAACAAAAGCATTGGGTCTCTATTAGAAAATCCCCACTGGGGCCCCTGGGAAAGGAAATCAAGCAGCACAGCTCCTGAAATGAAACAGATCAATTTGACTGACTATCCAATTCCCAGAAAGTTTGAAATAGAGCCTCAGTCATCAGCACATGAGCCTGGGGGTTCCCTCTCTGAAAGAAGATCAGTGATCTGTGATATTTCTCCACTAAGACAGATTGTCAGGGACCCAGGGGCTCACTCACTGGGACACATGAGTGCCGACACCAGAATTGGGAGGAATGACCGTCTCAATCCAACTTTAAGTCAGTCGGTCATTCTTCCTGGTGGTTTGGTGTCCATGGAAACCAAGCTGAAATCCCAGAGCGGGCAGATAAAAGAGGAAGACTTTGAACAGTCTAAATCTCAAGCTAGTTTCAACAACAAGAAATCTGGAGACCACTGCCATCCTCCTAGCATCAAGCATGAGTCTTACCGCGGCAATGCCAGCCCTGGAGCAGCAACCCATGATTCCCTTTCAGACTATGGCCCGCAAGACAGCAGACCCACGCCAATGCGGCGGGTCCCTGGCAGAGTTGGTGGTCGGGAGGGCATGAGGGGTCGGTCCCCTTCTCAATATCATGACTttgcagaaaaattgaaaatgtctCCTGGGCGGAGCAGAGGCCCAGGGGGAGACCCTCATCACATGAATCCACACATGACCTTTTCAGAGAGGGCTAACCGGAGTTCTTTACACACTCCCTTTTCTCCCAACTCAGAAACCCTGGCCTCTGCTTATCATGCAAATACTCGGGCTCATGCTTATGGGGACCCTAACGCAGGTTTGAATTCTCAGCTGCATTATAAGAGACAGATGTACCAACAGCAACCAGAGGAGTATAAAGACTGGAGCAGCGGTTCTGCTCAGGGAGTAATTGCTGCAGCACAGCACAGGCAGGAGGGGCCACGGAAGAGTCCAAGGCAGCAGCAGTTTCTTGACAGAGTACGGAGCCCTCTGAAAAATGACAAAGATGGTATGATGTATGGCCCACCAGTGGGGACTTACCATGACCCCAGTGCCCAGGAGGCTGGGCGCTGCCTAATGTCTAGTGATGGTCTGCCTAACAAGGGCATGGAATTAAAGCATGGCTCCCAGAAGTTACAAGAATCCTGTTGGGATCTTTCTCGGCAAACTTCTCCAGCCAAAAGCAGCGGTCCTCCAGGAATGTCCAGTCAAAAAAGGTATGGGCCGCCCCATGAGACTGATGGACATGGACTAGCTGAGGCTACACAGTCATCCAAACCTGGTAGTGTTATGCTGAGACTTCCAGGCCAGGAGGATCATTCTTCTCAAAACCCCTTAATCATGAGGAGGCGTGTTCGTTCTTTTATCTCTCCCATTCCCAGTAAGAGACAGTCACAAGATGTAAAGAACAGTAGCACTGAAGATAAAGGTCGCCTCCTTCACTCATCAAAAGAAGGCGCTGATAAAGCATTCAATTCCTATGCCCATCTTTCTCACAGTCAGGATATCAAGTCTATCCCTAAGAGAGATTCCTCCAAGGACCTTCCAAGTCCAGATAGTAGAAACTGCCCTGCTGTTACCCTCACAAGCCCTGCTAAGACCAAAATACTGCCCCCACGGAAAGGACGGGGATTGAAATTGGAAGCTATAGTTCAGAAGATTACATCCCCAAATATTAGGAGGAGCGCATCTTCGAACAGTGCGGAGGCTGGGGGAGACACGGTTACGCTTGATGATATACTGTCTTTGAAGAGTGGTCCTCCTGAAGGTGGGAGTGTTGCTGTTCAGGATGCTGacatagagaagagaaaaggtgAGGTGGCTTCGGACCTAGTCAGTCCAGCAAACCAGGAGTTGCACGTAGAGAAACCTCTTCCAAGGTCTTCAGAAGAGTGGCGTGGCAGCGTGGATGACAAAGTGAAGACAGAGACACATGCAGAAACAGTTACTGCCGGAAAGGAACCCCCTGGTGCCATGACATCCACAACCTCACAGAAGCCTGGTAGTAACCAAGGGAGACCAGATGGTTCCCTGGGTGGAACAGCACCTTTAATCTTTCCAGACTCAAAGAATGTACCTCCAGTGGGCATATTGGCCCCTGAGGCAAACCCCAAGGCTGAAGAGAAGGAGAACGATACAGTGACGATTTCACCGAAGCAAGAGGGTTTCCCTCCAAAGGGATATTTCCCAtcaggaaagaagaaggggagaCCCATTGGTAGTGTGAATAAGCAAAAGAAACAGCAGCAGCCACCGCCTCCACCCCCTCAGCCCCCACAGATACCAGAAGGTTCTGCAGATGGAGAGCCAAAGCCAAAAAAACAGaggcaaaggagggagagaaggaagcctGGGGCCCAGCCGAGGAAGCGAAAAACCAAACAAGCAGTTCCCATTGTGGAACCCCAAGAACCTGAGATCAAACTAAAATATGCCACCCAGCCACTGGATAAAACTGATGCCAAGAACAAGTCTTTTTACCCTTACATCCATGTAGTAAATAAGTGTGAACTTGGAGCCGTTTGTACAATCATCAATGCTGAGGAAGAAGAACAGACCAAATTAGTGAGGGGCAGGAAGGGTCAGAGGTCACTGACCCCTCCACCTAGCAGCACTGAAAGCAAGGCGCTCCCGGCCTCGTCCTTTATGCTGCAGGGACCTGTTGTGACAGAGTCTTCGGTTATGGGGCACCTGGTTTGCTGTCTGTGTGGCAAGTGGGCCAGTTACCGGAACATGGGTGACCTCTTTGGACCTTTTTATCCCCAAGATTATGCAGCCACTCTCCCGAAGAATCCACCTCCTAAGAGGGCCACAGAAATGCAGAGCAAAGTTAAGGTACGGCACAAAAGTGCTTCTAATGGCTCCAAGACGGacactgaggaggaggaagagcagcagcagcagcagaaggagCAGAGAAGCCTGGCCGCACACCCCAGGTTTAAGCGGCGCCACCGCTCGGAAGACTGTGGTGGAGGCCCTCGGTCCCTGTCCAGGGGGCTCCCTTGTAAAAAAGCAGCCACTGAGGGCAGCAGTGAAAAGACTGTTTTGGACTCGAAGCCCTCCGTGCCCACCACTTCAGAAGGTGGCCCTGAGCTGGAGTTACAAATCCCTGAACTACCTCTTGACAGCAATGAATTTTGGGTCCATGAGGGTTGTATTCTCTGGGCCAATGGAATCTACCTGGTTTGTGGCAGGCTCTATGGCCTGCAGGAAGCGCTGGAAATAGCCAGAGAGATG